Sequence from the Methanosarcina siciliae T4/M genome:
CGTTAAAGTCGTGGATTATTATGAAGTCGTTTGATTTCTCAAAAAGACTCCGGTACTTCATCTCACTTTTTTCTATCTTTTCTTTTGCTCTCTTCTGTTCACTGATATCTTTAACTATGGTCAGGGCAAGGTCCTTGTATCCCTCTAATACTTTGGAACTGACTTCTGCATCGAAAATTTCGTCATTTGTCTTTCTGTACACTGTATAGACGCGGAAAAACTTCTTTTTCATGAATTTTTCCATTTGCAGAGTACATGTATCTCTAGAATCAGGAGCCAGGAGGTCTCTCACGTTCATAGTTTGCAATTCTTTCTTTGTGTACCCGAACATCTCACATGTTTTTTCATTTACATCCACTATCCGGCCATCGAGCCGATTCAGGAATATTGCGTCATTTGATTGTTCGAAGAGTGCCCTGTACATTTCTTCATTGCGTTTCAGTTCTTCCTGGGCTTCTCTGCGTTCTGTGATGTCCTGCAGAGCGCCGATTAATTTTATGGCTTTCCCATCTTTTATTACAGGACGGCCAATTGCCCTGACCCATTTATGTTTGCCTTTTGCAGAGACAAGTTCCAGTTCGTGATCGTATGATTCACCTTTTTCAACAGCATTTTTAATTGCTTTTTTAAAGACCTCTCTTGATTCTGGGGGAAAACTGCTCAGTTCATTCTCGCCTGGATTGAGGGACTCCTCTTTTCCATGAATCCTTGCAACTTCAGGTGTCCATGTGACCACTCCGGAAACTACATCGAGCTCCCATCCTCCAATTCTGGCTATTTTTCCTACTTCGCTAAGAAGAGCCTCACTTTCACGCAGTTTATTTTCTGTCCGTTTACGCTGTGTAATGTCTCTTACAACCGCCTGGGCTAAGTTATGATATCCTCTCAGATGCCGGGCATTTATCTCTACATCGATGATATCCCCATTTCCAGTGAGATATCTGGTATCCCCCCTTACAGCCCCCTCGACTTTCAGCTTTTTCATCGCCTCCTGCCCGTTTTTTTGACGCTCCGGAATCAACAGATCGCAGACATTCATTTCTTGTAATTTTGCCTTCGGGTATCCGAGCATTTTAGAGGCACTCTCGTTTACTTCCAGTATCTGTCCTTCGAGAGTGTTTATAAAAATAGTATCGCTTAATTGTTCTACGAGGGACCTGTACCGCTTCTCACTTCGAATGACTTCCTCCTCAGTCATTTTCCTCTCGGTGATGTTCACTGATGTCCCGTATGCAAGCATGTTCCCATCATTAAGGTTGTGACAGGACCCCGTGGTACTTATCCAGACAGTGTCTCCATCATCAGAGACCAGCCTGTAGTCTATACAGGCAGGGATATCGGGTTGATTAAATGCCTGTTTTAATACTGCTCTCAATTTTTCCATGTCTTCCGGGTGGATGTGCGCAAAAAACTTATCCCAGTCATTTCCTATGGTGCCAGCCGGGAGTCCAAGTACTTTATCCACAGGTTTGGAAATATATGTACTCAGTGCATTTCCTTCTTTATCAAAAATAGCTTTCCAGATTATTGCATTCAGGGAGTTAACAACCCCTTCATACTCCTTTTCCATTTTAAGGAGTAAAGCTTCTGCATTTTTACGTTCGAGGATGTTTGCTATTATGTTTCCGGCAATCTTCAGGACATTGAGTTCTTTATCGTCCCAGCTGCGTCTTTTACTTTTGGAATCGACTACAAGGAAACTTTTGAAAACACCGTCATATGAAAGGGGGACAATCGCAATGGATTTTATTCCCAGTTCCTGCAGCATCTTTTTCAAATATTCTTTTTCTTTTGGGAGTTTCTCAACATCAGGGATATTGAAAAGCTGTAAACTCTCAAGTTTTTCAAATATAACCTTTTCCGCATCCCATTTCTTATTGAGTGGTATTCTGGATTTTACACCGTCTGTATACCATTCATATGTTTTGATGATGCAGTTCTGGTTTTCCACAATGCTGAAAAGAGTTGCATGATCCGCACCTAAGAAATCTTCCAGGTCCTGCAGGGTCTTATTGATGTCCCCGTCAATATCCTTAAAGTTACTATTTATAAAACGATCAGATATCTGTGATATCAGTTTGTCCCTGAGTTTACTTTGTTCAAGTTCGTCCTTTTCTCTTTTTTTAGCAGTAAGGTCTTCAATAATGGTATAGCATCCGTAAACGAATCCGTTTTCATCCTTCCGGGGAAATGTTTTGAAACTCAGAATAAGTTCCTTTTTCCAGACCGATCGATAAACCGATTCTATCGAAGAGTTCCTGCCTGTTTTAAGTGTATCTTTAACAGCGGAAGACACGCCACATTCAACCAGAGGTGGAAAGGTCAGTATACTAAGTTTTTTTGTAAAATCAGCGGAGGGAAACCCCAGCAGGCTCAGCAGGCAATCGTTCAGTGCGGTAATGTTTCCTTCCCTGTCACATGAAAGTAAGCCAAGGGGCAGTTCATCAACGAGGTTTTCAAAACCTTCGTGATTTTTTCCCGTCAGGCCGGAAGGCTCAGCGGCACGGCTGTAGTACTCTGCAGTCATATTTTTTACAAGTCCCCTTGATCAACATTTCATATATTGTAATAAATTCTCACCGCTATTCTGTATAATGCAATATTTATAATTTGTGAAGTTATTTTGTTTCCAAATTTGAGCTCTTCAGATCAGGGGATGTCTTCCTTCATCATAATTTGCCTCTTCTAACTGATTTTCTTTATTGACCATCCTTATTATCCGTGTGCCTTTTGTATTCATAATTATTCATATGATGGTAGATTGTAAATGCACCTGCAGGATGAACAATTCTACAGGACTGTGGAAAAGCCCTCTACAACTTTATATAAATATTTTATTTAGTGCAGCTCCGAAACTGCAAACTGATCAATATTGCCCCGGGTCCCGGAACGCCCGAAAGTTATTCCCAGTAGCAGAAATACAAACATAGAAACCCCGGTGTAGCCCAGGATCCCGATATTTCGGATATTCATATCTGCAAGCGGCACCCCGATTAACCCCGCAAGACTCAGTAAACCGCTGACAATCATAAGAATCCGAACAGTTTTCTCAAGCCGTCCCACCTTGAATACAGGTACCGCAAAGAGCATCGAGAGGGCAAAGAAAAAGTCCCGTGCGAGTATGTCCATTGCATAAGCTACAGACGGCCATTAAAGGAAAAGAAAAGTGAAACCCACGGGAATCCTGCAGACTCTATCTGCCGACTTACGGTAAGGATAACGAAGTGAACAGTACAGGTAATACTCGCCATGATGATCATAAATGCACGCGCTGTCAGGCTATACGCTTTAGTCTCGGGAGAGGCATAAGCATGAATCGCAATCACGACAATAACCATCAATGGCGCTATCACAATGATAAGCAGCTCTAATATGGAGAGATAAGGATCACCGATCGAGTCCGGGGGTGACTTGAGTGAGAGGAATCCAGGAACCAGCGTAACCGTGTATGCTATCAAGAGGAGGAATACGGCAAAGGCTGCAGCTCTTCCCAGCATTCGATGTTGGCTGGTGAAACCTTCCTGTTCCATCGTTCAACACCGTTTCATCGCTTTTGTTACTTTCCAGGGGATCAACCATTGTAAATTAGATCTTATTATAATATCATAAGCTATAATTGGAATCATTTAAATACAACTACTTTTGAATAAAAACAGTTTTAGGGACAGCAATGCCAGTTTATGAAAATACAAAGTTGATCCTTGAGGAGATTGGATGCGCAACACTGGTTTGCGTCACCAAGATGATTGAACCTGAAAGGATAAACGAAGCCATTCGGGCCGGAGCCATTATCATTGGAGAGAACAGGGTTCAGGAGTACGAGGACAAACGTGATGATATACTGCCCTGTGAGACACACCTTATAGGCCATCTACAGACAAACAAAATCAAAAAAGCCGTAGATCTATTTGATGTTATTCAGTCAATTGACTCCCTGAAGGTAATAAGGAATATTGACAGGAGAGCCAGGGATCTTGACAAAGTACAGAAAGTCTATCTTCAGGTTAACATCGGCAACGAACCACAAAAATACGGATTCGGACCTGATGAGCTAAAAAACGCAATAACAGAGATCCTCTCTTTAAGGAATGTTCGTGTGGAAGGTCTCATGTGCATCCCTCCTTTCGTACCCCCTGAACAAACCCGTTACTATTTCAGGAAGATGAAGGCCCTTTTTGATGAAATGAAGCAGGAAAACGGGGATAACATCGATATCAGGACGCTATCCATGGGCATGTCCGGTGACTACAGGATTGCCATCGAGGAAGGAGCCACGATGGTACGTGTGGGTTCTGCCATATTCGGGAAGAGGGAGTACTAAAAGTGCTGCTTTGTGATAAATAGTGGCACAGTGTATATTACTTTTTTTATCTTTATTTTGTTTCCGGCATAAGGTTAATTTAATACTCAATATCTTCACGAATTTTCCATCTTTTTGCTTTAGTAAGTATTTCATTTATTAACGGTTCTTTTTGTCTGGTATATTCTTCACGGGATATCATTTTTCCTTTCAATTGTTCTTTAAGTTCGTTGTATTTTTGTAAATCTTCCGGATGACAGTTCAAATAATCTCTAAATAATATATGATTTAAATACTGGTCAGACTTCGCATCAAACATATGAATATGTACTTTCACACAGTCGGAATCCGTTCGAAAATAATGTCTGCCCTCTACTCCGTATTCCCCCAGATATTTATATCCAAGGCTTTCAAGTTTTTTCACACATTCAAAGCCTGTGGGGTAACCGCCTATCCCGATGCATATATCAATAATTGGTTTTGCAACGGAGTTTTTAATTGAGGTACTGCCTATATGCTCTATTGAAATTATATTCTCTTTTATTGCTCCCAGTATCCTTTCTTTTTCTAACTCGAAATACTCCTCCCATTCGGGGGAAAAGCTTTCCAGAACAACAGTATTTCTCTTTAAACCAATTGACATGGATATTACACACTCACTTTCTTAAATTATTAGCCTGTATGCCGTTTAGAAACCTGTTAGTTTTTACTCCTTTTCCAGGATGACTATGTTGATGTGTGGCTTGGAAAAAACAGATTGGTAAAATGTTTTGCTGACGCCGTTGGAAATCCTGTTTTTGGTAACTCCTTTACTACTCCATATACATGCAAAGGATCTCCTCTATAAAAATCCAATCCATCTGTGACAAAATAGAGTTGTACAACCGGAAGTACAATCTGACCTTGAGGAAAGAATCGAAGCATTAGAAAAAAAGCTCTATACGTTTTTAGAGTCGAAAAAGAAGATAATAAAGACAAAATCGAAAAATAGGCCCGCTGAGATTCGAACTCAGGACCTCCGCTGTGTGATGGCTGGAACATGTGACGTATGCATCGTTATTGACCGGTCAAATGCGGTAGATTTCTTTTTCATTAAATGAGGAATCAAATCCCTGGAACACTGTCCCATAAAATGAAAAATCCGGAATAAGGTGCAGAGATTAATGCGCCTTACGAGTCTTTGATAATAAAAGTCCTGTAATAATTAAGATTAAAACACAGAAATAACTCCTATAAGTAGACCCTACATCCGGCACATTACTGCCCGGAACCGTTACATTAACAGTTTCATACACAGTACCATAAGTTTGAGACTGCACACTAATTTTGACAGTGTACGTTTTTCCGGAACAGTCAGTGACTATAAAAGAGTCAGTTATCACTCCTACAGGGTTACTTACGTTGTCATTGGTGCCTGAGATTCCAAGAGGTACAAATGTTTTTCCCTCACTCATAGTACCCAGTACAAAAATTAGGTCGCTGGATTGTGATGACGAATCATAATAGCTTGCATTAATATAAGCGGCAGTATTGTTTATCTGTTTATATGTACAATTTGTACTGATCACAGTCTGCATTGGAGGTATTGCAGCTGTGTCACCTGAAGGTATTGTAATAGTATGTTGATCCAGATTCGGGGTCAATGTGCTGGTGTACTTTTGACCGCCCAGAGTAATTGTTACAATTTTATATGTGACATCCCGAGTCAAATGGAAAGTTGCTCTTCCGTCATTATTTGTCCAGGCACAAAAATTCGGTTTTTCATTATCCGGGTCATTGTTTGGTGCATAAATCCGAATTTCACATCCGGGAACACTCTCGTTTGAATCAGTACAAACACATAATTGTACATAGTGTGGTTCTGAATAATCAGGGGTTTTAACCATTTTCAAATTTATTTCTGTGTTTATACCTGTCATATTTACCGGTAATTCAGGACTGTTATGATAGCCTGTTGCTGAAGCGGTTAAACAATAAGTGCCTTCTCCATTGTTTACGGTGAACTGGTAAA
This genomic interval carries:
- a CDS encoding PAS domain S-box protein, which encodes MTAEYYSRAAEPSGLTGKNHEGFENLVDELPLGLLSCDREGNITALNDCLLSLLGFPSADFTKKLSILTFPPLVECGVSSAVKDTLKTGRNSSIESVYRSVWKKELILSFKTFPRKDENGFVYGCYTIIEDLTAKKREKDELEQSKLRDKLISQISDRFINSNFKDIDGDINKTLQDLEDFLGADHATLFSIVENQNCIIKTYEWYTDGVKSRIPLNKKWDAEKVIFEKLESLQLFNIPDVEKLPKEKEYLKKMLQELGIKSIAIVPLSYDGVFKSFLVVDSKSKRRSWDDKELNVLKIAGNIIANILERKNAEALLLKMEKEYEGVVNSLNAIIWKAIFDKEGNALSTYISKPVDKVLGLPAGTIGNDWDKFFAHIHPEDMEKLRAVLKQAFNQPDIPACIDYRLVSDDGDTVWISTTGSCHNLNDGNMLAYGTSVNITERKMTEEEVIRSEKRYRSLVEQLSDTIFINTLEGQILEVNESASKMLGYPKAKLQEMNVCDLLIPERQKNGQEAMKKLKVEGAVRGDTRYLTGNGDIIDVEINARHLRGYHNLAQAVVRDITQRKRTENKLRESEALLSEVGKIARIGGWELDVVSGVVTWTPEVARIHGKEESLNPGENELSSFPPESREVFKKAIKNAVEKGESYDHELELVSAKGKHKWVRAIGRPVIKDGKAIKLIGALQDITERREAQEELKRNEEMYRALFEQSNDAIFLNRLDGRIVDVNEKTCEMFGYTKKELQTMNVRDLLAPDSRDTCTLQMEKFMKKKFFRVYTVYRKTNDEIFDAEVSSKVLEGYKDLALTIVKDISEQKRAKEKIEKSEMKYRSLFEKSNDFIIIHDFNGRILEVNKMTCEVFGYSENELKQKSILELLLPDGRKKALSEIMKVRKTGSTRKETRMIRSDGTVIFTDISASLLQAQDNSIQAVGRDISDRVRVEAAMLSARIEAETASRTKSEFLANMSHELRTPLNSIIGFSDVLIERIFGELNGKQLKYVKNISASGKHLLGLINEILDLSKVEAGKMELHYSEFTVDSVFEEVKATLSPLAQAKSLEIDFEVEPDLREIKADRDRLIQILYNLVSNAIKFTPKGGRVSVYCKKRGSRVHFSVTDTGIGISPEDQKKLFWPFTQIDSSCAREYCGAGLGLALVKELVKLHSGTIRVESEVGKGSSFTFELPVDNEEDIKLEF
- a CDS encoding YggS family pyridoxal phosphate-dependent enzyme, producing the protein MPVYENTKLILEEIGCATLVCVTKMIEPERINEAIRAGAIIIGENRVQEYEDKRDDILPCETHLIGHLQTNKIKKAVDLFDVIQSIDSLKVIRNIDRRARDLDKVQKVYLQVNIGNEPQKYGFGPDELKNAITEILSLRNVRVEGLMCIPPFVPPEQTRYYFRKMKALFDEMKQENGDNIDIRTLSMGMSGDYRIAIEEGATMVRVGSAIFGKREY
- a CDS encoding GrpB family protein, encoding MSIGLKRNTVVLESFSPEWEEYFELEKERILGAIKENIISIEHIGSTSIKNSVAKPIIDICIGIGGYPTGFECVKKLESLGYKYLGEYGVEGRHYFRTDSDCVKVHIHMFDAKSDQYLNHILFRDYLNCHPEDLQKYNELKEQLKGKMISREEYTRQKEPLINEILTKAKRWKIREDIEY